In Streptomyces sp. NBC_00683, the DNA window GATACCGTCACGCCCTGGAGAAAGCCGCCGCCGAGGAGGAGAAGGCCAGGTCAAAGGGGGCGTTCCCGAAGGACGACCCCCGACAGCTACCTCGGCGGCCTCGACCTGCGAGCCTCAATGATCCGGGTCAAAGACCTCACCCGAACCACCTCATGATCCCGACTCGAAACCCGCCCTAGGAACTGGTCCGGCACAGTTGCCGGTCCACGAGTGTGGTCATGGCCCGCTGGGTGTCCCGGTTGCCGTCGCTGGTGCCGTACACCACGGCGGTCCGGGTCCCGTGCCGGGTGGTGCCGGCCCAGGTGACGTAGCCGAGCAGTTCGCCCCGGTGACCGAAGTAGCTGCCGCCACAGGACAACGGGATCTCGGCCAGACCGAGTCCGTAGTTCACACCCAGCTCGGGCGCGGGCTCGGTGGCCGTCATCTCGTCGAGTTGCGCCGGAGCCAGCAGCCGGCCGCCGAGCAGCGCGGCGTAGAACCGGTTGAGGTCGTGCGTGGTGCTGATGATCGAGCCGGCGCCGACGGCCATACTCGAATCGAGTGCCGTGACGTCGGTGCCTGTGTCGGTGCCGAACGTGGCGTAGGCATGAGCGTGCGGGCCCAGGATGAACGGGAAGGTGCCGGGCGTACTCGTGTCCCTCAAGCCCAGCGGTCGGATGACCCGGTCCCTCACCTCCTGAGCCCAACTCCGGCCGCTGACCTTGTGAATGATCATCGCGGCGAGAACGTAGTTGGTGTTGGAGTAGGACCAGCCCTTGCCCGGGGAGAACTTGGGCGTGTGCCGCATCGCCGTCCTCACCAACTCCTCGGGGGTGTAGGTGCGGAACCGCTCGGCCCGGTAGCCGTCCGCGCTGTTCAGCGCGGCTATCTCCGGCCCGACATCACGGATGCCGCTGGTGTGCTGCAGCAGCTGCCGCACAGTGATCCGGCTGCCGTCGTTGCCGTTGCCCCGGACCACTCCGGGCAGCCACTGCTCGACGGTGTCCTCCAGGGACATCCGTCCCTCGCCGACGAGTTGCAGCACGACTGCGGCGGTGAAGGTCTTGGTGGCGCTGCCGATCCGGAACCTGCCGTTGCGTGGCATCGGCCTCCTGGTGCCCGTCCCGGCCGTCCCCGCACGCGCGGTGTCATGTGTGCCCGGTGACGTCACCTCGGCGGACACACCGACGGTCCCGGTGTCGTGGATCGCGTCCACCTGCTGTTGGAGCGGATCGGTCCGCTGGGGTTTCGCGACCGCCGGCATCCCGGTCGATGCGGCGATGAGGACCGCGGCCAGACCGCTCAGGGCGAGCAGGTCCCGCCGACGCCTTGCTAACACGTGCATGATGATCCTCTTCCGTTCGGGTTGCCTGCGTGATCGGTGTCCATCCCACCAGCGGAAGGCCGTCGGTCCCATCCGGCTCTCCCCCTGACGTGCCCACACGCTGGCCTCAGGACGGTGCCGGGGGTTGCCCCCCGTAGGGACCGCCGAAGCAGAGGGGCCCGGAGTCCTCTCGGACTCCGGGCCCCTCTGCCGACCTCTCTACAGCCGGTCAGTGGCTGTCCTGTGGTTCAGGTCCTCACTTGAGGGCGTAGGCCCGGGTGATGGTCTGGACGGTGCGGCTGCCCGCGGAGTCCCAGGCCTCGGTCTTGAGCGTCACGAAGCCGTTGGTGTCCGCCAGCTTGGGGTGCCACAGGAGTGCCTGGAAGGAGTTGTCGTCCTTGCGCAGCATCGCGGCGGACTTCCAGGTGGCGCCGTCGTCGTAGGAGACGGAGACCTTGGCACCTGCCATCTTGGTGGAGCCGGCCCAGCCCTTGGGACGCCCCCCGTCCACGGTGAAGGTGTACGGCAGGCCGGCCCGTGCCTGGTTGAGCACGTTCAGCGGCAGGTCGTAGTCGAGCATGATCACGGGCATGGACTCACAGAGCTTGGGCGCAGGGATGAAATCTGTGTCGCAGCCCTTGATGGCCATGGTGGTCGGTGCCGCCTGGCTGAAGTTCCACTCGGTGCGTACCTGGCGGCCCAGAGTGACGCCCGGGACGTCGGTGGCCGGCTTCTGGTCGAGGACGTACCGGTAGTCCGCCTTCTCCTGCGCCAGCTCGCCGAAACCGGTGATCGGCTCGCCGTTGCGGTAGTAGCTCCAGGTGCCGGTCAGGCCCGACAGGGTGTGGGTGGGATCGTTGTCGGCACCGTTCCAGCCGGGGAGTTTCTGCCAGACGTCGGAGCGGCAGAACAGACACGGCCCGAACTCGTACGGGGACACGCGCATCGGTGCGTCGAACCAGCTCCGAGTGTAGGACTTGCCCGGGGTGAGGTAGCTGCTGCGGAGGTCGTTCATCCTCCAGGTCGAGGAGTTGAAGTTGGCCGTCACGCTCGACTGGTACGTCACCCCGGTACCTGCGAGGAAGTAGTCGTCGCGGGTGGTGCCCTGGTAGAGCGGCTGGCCGACGGATCCCGTGCTCACTTGCAGGGGACCCCAGACGTTGATGTTCTCGGCACCCAGGCGCCGGGCTCCGTCCGAGTGGAACGTAGTGGCGACCTTGGCGAAGTCCTTGACGTCGACGGTCTTGGCCAGGTCGGCGGGGATCCGGTCGTCGGTGAAGTGCGGGTTGTACGTGTAGCCCGACTCCAAGACGCCCTTCAGGGCGATCCGGACCTTGTCCTTGGCCAGCAGAGCCTTGAGGGCTGCGGCGTTGTCGTACGTGGCATGGGCGACCGGGATGGTCT includes these proteins:
- a CDS encoding serine hydrolase domain-containing protein → MHVLARRRRDLLALSGLAAVLIAASTGMPAVAKPQRTDPLQQQVDAIHDTGTVGVSAEVTSPGTHDTARAGTAGTGTRRPMPRNGRFRIGSATKTFTAAVVLQLVGEGRMSLEDTVEQWLPGVVRGNGNDGSRITVRQLLQHTSGIRDVGPEIAALNSADGYRAERFRTYTPEELVRTAMRHTPKFSPGKGWSYSNTNYVLAAMIIHKVSGRSWAQEVRDRVIRPLGLRDTSTPGTFPFILGPHAHAYATFGTDTGTDVTALDSSMAVGAGSIISTTHDLNRFYAALLGGRLLAPAQLDEMTATEPAPELGVNYGLGLAEIPLSCGGSYFGHRGELLGYVTWAGTTRHGTRTAVVYGTSDGNRDTQRAMTTLVDRQLCRTSS